A genomic window from Solanum stenotomum isolate F172 chromosome 10, ASM1918654v1, whole genome shotgun sequence includes:
- the LOC125841427 gene encoding calcineurin B-like protein 7: protein MHSLKDCFCLKKTRHLLETHDTLASETCFSVNDVEALYILYKRLSSSIIDDGLIHKEEFLQALFSCSHRQNLFADRLFDVFDLKRNGIIEFGEFVRSLSIFHPKAPQQDKITFAFKVYDLKNTGYIERDELKDMVLAVLEESKLTLANDAIEAIVHKTIEEADLNGDGRIDPKEWKELVSRYPSLIKNMTLPYLEEVTVLFPCFVMTSKVRDSQLVYGN from the exons ATGCATTCTCTAAAGGACTGCTTTTGTTTGAAGAAAACTAGACATCTGCTTGAGACCCATGATACTCTTGCTTCTGAAACTTGTT TTAGTGTGAATGATGTGGAGGCCTTATATATTCTATACAAGAGACTAAGCAGCTCCATAATTGATGATGGTCTTATTCACAAG GAAGAGTTTCTCCAAGCACTTTTCAGCTGCAGCCATAGGCAGAATCTTTTTGCAGATAGA TTGTTTGACGTATTTGATCTTAAGCGTAATGGAATTATTGAATTTGGAGAATTTGTTCGATCCTTAAGCATATTCCATCCAAAGGCTCCTCAACAAGATAAAATCACAT TTGCATTTAAAGTGTACGACTTGAAGAACACTGGATACATAGAACGCGATGAG CTGAAGGACATGGTATTGGCTGTTCTCGAAGAATCAAAATTGACACTTGCAAATGATGCCATTGAAGCAATCGTCCATAAG ACAATTGAAGAGGCAGATCTAAATGGTGATGGACGGATTGATCCAAAGGAGTGGAAGGAATTAGTTTCGAGATATCCTTCTTTGATAAAGAATATGACACTCCCATACTTAGA GGAAGTAACTGTACTATTTCCATGCTTTGTCATGACAAGTAAAGTTCGCGACTCACAATTGGTATATGGAAACTAA
- the LOC125841426 gene encoding aladin yields the protein MPSFPQPGEVTICEINRDLITADELSDDAAKETYGKVLGIIFSPVPFQSENLLSALSSEQGADQRKSGLLWAALQAVSTGSLRHFFHPIDVKLLQDVDFHVLDWHQHKHILAFISGQHQVTIRDYEDSEGGSPCVLINDSQKDVRSLSWRPNGGRALAVACKGGICIWAASFPGNTASVRSGVTLGTLSRGSGTKWTLVDFLLSPEHEQITALSWSPNGKYLASASFESSSFIIWDVAQGVGTPIRRGLGGISLLRWSPSGDYFFSAKFDGTFYLWETNTWTSEPWSSTNGFVMGAAWDPDGSRILIAFSESSTLGSIHFATRPPSLDAHLIPVELSDIQSLTGSRGIDKIAWDASGERLALSYRDGNDLYRGLIAIYDVRRSPLISASLVGFIRGPGNDPKPIAFSFHDKFKQGPLLSVCWSSGFCCTYPLVFRSHVLP from the coding sequence ATGCCGTCATTTCCTCAACCAGGTGAAGTTACCATCTGCGAAATCAATCGAGACCTCATTACTGCAGATGAACTCTCTGATGATGCAGCTAAGGAAACTTACGGCAAGGTTCTTGGAATTATATTCAGTCCAGTTCCTTTTCAATCAGAAAATTTGTTGAGCGCACTGAGCTCTGAACAAGGTGCCGACCAGAGGAAGAGTGGCCTACTTTGGGCAGCATTGCAGGCAGTCTCTACTGGTTCGCTGAGGCACTTTTTTCACCCCATTGATGTAAAATTGTTACAAGATGTTGATTTCCATGTCCTTGATTGGCACCAGCACAAGCATATATTAGCCTTTATTTCCGGACAACATCAGGTGACAATTCGTGATTATGAAGATTCTGAGGGAGGGAGTCCTTGTGTTTTGATCAATGACTCCCAAAAAGATGTTAGAAGTCTTTCATGGCGGCCAAATGGTGGGAGGGCACTTGCTGTCGCCTGCAAGGGTGGCATTTGCATTTGGGCTGCTTCATTTCCAGGCAATACAGCTTCAGTGAGATCAGGTGTTACATTGGGTACTCTCTCTAGAGGCTCAGGAACTAAATGGACTCTTGTGGACTTCCTTCTAAGTCCTGAACATGAACAAATTACTGCCCTTTCCTGGAGCCCAAATGGGAAGTATTTGGCATCAGCTTCATTTGAGAGCTCTTCATTCATCATTTGGGATGTTGCTCAAGGAGTGGGAACACCTATTCGACGTGGCTTAGGGGGCATCTCCTTATTGAGATGGTCCCCATCAGGAGACTATTTCTTCTCTGCAAAATTTGATGGGACATTCTATCTCTGGGAGACTAATACATGGACATCAGAACCATGGTCCTCAACTAATGGTTTTGTCATGGGAGCAGCTTGGGATCCTGATGGTAGTAGAATACTCATTGCTTTCTCTGAATCTTCAACCTTGGGTTCCATTCACTTTGCAACCAGGCCACCGTCTCTGGATGCACATCTTATACCCGTTGAGTTGTCAGATATACAGTCCTTGACTGGAAGTCGAGGAATAGATAAGATAGCATGGGATGCTTCAGGAGAGCGTCTAGCCTTGTCTTATAGAGATGGGAATGACTTGTACAGGGGTCTTATAGCAATATATGATGTTAGAAGAAGTCCACTGATTTCAGCATCTTTGGTTGGGTTCATTAGGGGTCCTGGAAATGACCCCAAGCCAATAGCCTTTTCATTTCATGACAAGTTTAAGCAGGGACCATTGCTTTCTGTGTGTTGGAGTAGTGGATTTTGCTGCACCTATCCCCTTGTATTTCGCTCACATGTTCTTCCATAA